One segment of Desulfuromonas sp. DNA contains the following:
- a CDS encoding class I SAM-dependent methyltransferase: MQGLKLKAKSVTHDHLLGVANSCLSIKEEQKTIRILDVGCGNGDLVSYLYLSFEAKYPNKNVELYGFDVFEHGAKKNDYLNGVIGKLSSFGPSVPWGERITTISNSERWPYEDDYFDLILSNQVLEHVHDHDFLFSEVARTLKPGGFSAHLFPLSSCFVECHILVPLAHRIKNYELLKSFIRFFIRVKAIRHFPDLLEKNMSLTRLSESYADYLVNYTNYPSTAKCLRLGRKYKMRTSFKYTKNFYLQKLRSMVGLNPRRTYDKNNTFADYGLFMFLKYVSCVTLFMQKENIK, from the coding sequence ATGCAGGGATTAAAATTGAAAGCAAAAAGCGTAACACATGACCATCTCTTGGGTGTTGCAAACAGTTGTCTTTCAATTAAAGAAGAACAGAAAACCATAAGGATTTTGGATGTAGGTTGTGGTAATGGAGACCTTGTTAGTTATCTCTACTTGAGTTTCGAAGCAAAATACCCAAACAAAAATGTAGAGTTGTATGGCTTTGACGTTTTTGAGCATGGAGCAAAAAAAAATGATTATCTCAATGGTGTCATTGGGAAGCTGAGTTCTTTCGGACCGAGTGTTCCTTGGGGTGAAAGAATTACAACAATATCTAATTCAGAGCGTTGGCCCTACGAAGATGATTATTTTGATTTGATTTTATCCAATCAGGTCTTGGAACATGTTCATGATCATGACTTTTTGTTTTCAGAAGTAGCTAGAACCTTAAAGCCTGGAGGGTTCTCTGCCCACTTATTCCCATTGAGTAGTTGTTTTGTTGAGTGTCATATACTGGTTCCTTTAGCCCATAGAATTAAAAATTACGAGTTGCTAAAGAGTTTCATAAGGTTTTTTATTAGGGTTAAGGCGATAAGGCATTTCCCAGATTTATTGGAAAAAAACATGTCCCTGACGAGGCTCTCTGAATCTTATGCAGACTATCTTGTCAATTATACAAATTACCCGAGCACTGCAAAATGTTTGCGCTTGGGCAGAAAATACAAGATGAGAACTTCTTTTAAGTATACTAAGAATTTTTATTTACAGAAGCTAAGGTCTATGGTTGGACTTAATCCCAGACGCACGTATGACAAAAATAACACCTTTGCAGATTATGGTCTTTTCATGTTTTTGAAATATGTTTCCTGTGTCACCCTTTTTATGCAAAAGGAAAATATCAAATAG
- a CDS encoding translation initiation factor eIF-2B, translating into MAKSEFERRCVELAVDRTRGASELARFCLKALCDSALQNPAGAPPDLRRLLREQAAALAAARPSMAPIDNLLSRWLRDLDALPEEDLAALRQGASEAANRLCRISRVAVERAAAHAARLIGAGKTVLSHSLSSTVLTVFARLGEEGVTAVISESRPLCEGHKLAESLCGWGIPVTLVTDAQLGLFAGQADLALVGADSLLADGSVVNKAGTYPLALAARDQGIPFYVCCESFKRHESTTDPPPLEEMDPAELDAPERPGLTVRNIYFDITPARLVSAWIDENGVRRGE; encoded by the coding sequence ATGGCTAAGAGCGAGTTCGAGAGGCGATGCGTCGAGCTGGCCGTCGACCGCACCCGGGGGGCCAGCGAGCTCGCCCGCTTCTGCCTCAAGGCCCTCTGCGACAGCGCCCTGCAGAACCCGGCGGGCGCCCCGCCGGATCTGCGCCGCCTCCTGCGGGAGCAGGCCGCCGCCCTGGCTGCCGCCCGGCCGAGCATGGCCCCCATCGACAACCTGCTTTCGCGCTGGCTAAGGGACCTCGACGCCCTTCCGGAAGAAGACCTGGCGGCTCTCCGCCAGGGCGCCTCCGAGGCCGCGAACAGACTCTGCCGGATCTCGAGGGTCGCGGTGGAGAGGGCGGCGGCGCACGCCGCCAGGCTGATCGGAGCGGGGAAAACCGTTCTTTCCCACAGCCTCAGTTCCACGGTCCTGACGGTCTTCGCACGACTCGGGGAGGAGGGCGTCACGGCGGTGATCAGCGAGTCGCGCCCCCTCTGCGAGGGGCACAAACTGGCCGAGTCTCTCTGCGGGTGGGGCATCCCCGTGACCCTGGTGACCGACGCCCAGCTCGGCCTCTTCGCCGGACAGGCCGACCTCGCCCTGGTGGGAGCCGACAGCCTGCTCGCCGACGGCTCGGTGGTCAACAAGGCCGGAACCTACCCCCTCGCCCTGGCCGCCCGGGATCAGGGCATCCCCTTCTACGTCTGCTGCGAGAGTTTCAAGCGCCACGAATCCACCACGGACCCGCCGCCCCTGGAGGAGATGGACCCCGCCGAACTCGACGCCCCGGAGCGCCCCGGGCTGACGGTGCGCAACATCTACTTCGACATCACCCCCGCCCGCCTCGTCAGCGCCTGGATCGACGAAAACGGGGTGCGCCGGGGGGAATAG
- a CDS encoding NUDIX pyrophosphatase, with translation MTLPRAVPAEMERRAVVTAFLRHDGRILLLRRSDRVGSYRGRWAGVSGFLEDPTALAQALREIREETGLPADRLRLARAGAPLEVLDRKLEVCWIVHPFLFDLDDASGLRLDWEHVESCWVRPEEVKSFETVPALAEALSACLEVGETDG, from the coding sequence TTGACCCTTCCCAGGGCCGTCCCGGCCGAGATGGAAAGACGGGCGGTGGTGACCGCCTTCCTGCGACACGACGGCAGGATCCTGCTCCTGCGGCGAAGCGACCGGGTCGGCAGCTACCGGGGCCGTTGGGCCGGGGTGAGCGGCTTTCTGGAAGACCCCACGGCCCTCGCCCAGGCCCTGAGAGAAATCCGCGAGGAGACCGGCCTGCCCGCCGACAGGCTCCGCCTGGCGAGGGCGGGAGCCCCCCTCGAGGTGCTCGACCGAAAGTTGGAGGTGTGCTGGATCGTCCACCCCTTCCTGTTCGACCTGGACGACGCATCGGGGCTCCGCCTCGACTGGGAGCACGTGGAATCGTGCTGGGTGAGGCCGGAAGAGGTGAAGAGCTTCGAGACCGTGCCGGCCCTGGCCGAGGCCCTGTCGGCCTGCCTGGAAGTGGGAGAGACCGATGGCTAA
- a CDS encoding TrmH family RNA methyltransferase, whose amino-acid sequence MRRESRKHMLQRYNKERQRNLLARPGAHDFVLVLDNLKPGFNVPKIFRSAEAFGAREVHLVNIGPFDPAPAKGSFRKVPARFHDDFRPCQDSLRSEGYDLFVLDPGCPDVLGAFELPEKSAFVLGNEEFGFSFEPTDYPCLRRLSIPQFGRVQSLNVSIAASIVMYEYLRQRGTGP is encoded by the coding sequence GTGAGAAGAGAGTCCCGAAAGCACATGTTGCAGCGCTACAACAAGGAGCGCCAGCGCAACCTGTTGGCCCGGCCCGGCGCCCACGATTTCGTCCTGGTGCTCGACAACCTCAAGCCGGGCTTCAACGTCCCCAAGATCTTTCGCAGCGCCGAGGCGTTCGGTGCCAGAGAGGTCCACCTGGTCAACATCGGCCCCTTCGACCCGGCGCCGGCCAAGGGCTCCTTCCGCAAGGTTCCGGCCCGTTTCCACGACGATTTCCGTCCGTGCCAAGACAGCCTCCGGTCCGAGGGGTACGATCTGTTCGTTCTCGATCCGGGGTGCCCCGACGTGCTCGGCGCCTTCGAGCTGCCTGAAAAGAGCGCCTTCGTTCTCGGCAACGAGGAGTTCGGGTTCAGCTTCGAACCGACCGATTACCCCTGTTTGCGCCGCCTGTCCATCCCTCAGTTCGGGAGGGTGCAGAGCCTCAACGTGAGCATCGCCGCGTCTATCGTCATGTACGAGTATCTTCGTCAGAGAGGGACGGGGCCGTGA
- a CDS encoding GSU3473 family protein produces the protein MRISVVFKNGEKGSIEPKDLENLVDFGLIDRFKRSDGWVQVGRDPLRGVRGMFFQGKERREGDYHQ, from the coding sequence ATGCGAATTTCTGTCGTTTTCAAAAACGGGGAAAAGGGCTCGATCGAGCCCAAGGACCTCGAGAATCTGGTCGATTTCGGACTCATCGACAGGTTCAAACGCTCGGACGGGTGGGTCCAGGTCGGCCGGGACCCGCTGCGCGGGGTGAGGGGAATGTTTTTTCAGGGCAAGGAGAGGCGCGAGGGCGATTACCACCAGTGA
- a CDS encoding cytochrome c3 family protein codes for MRSKAWLAMACAVLLMTACGKQEEAPAEKTAGAPSMTEKMMEKTKSAAAKAEEAAGMAAEKVTEAAKSAGEKIGETTEAAKETMAGMMEGTSEQAQGKENLEELFEGGAAGTAVSQTVTTTEKTVTAAAEQAGAEVSTTVSKVAVAAEAPEMMTLENKMGAVSLPHKTHADAYGCQTFHGAGEPGHFELEKDKAHELCKGCHKKEGKGPTGCKDCHKK; via the coding sequence ATGAGAAGCAAAGCGTGGTTGGCAATGGCATGCGCCGTCTTGCTCATGACGGCCTGCGGCAAACAGGAGGAGGCCCCCGCGGAGAAGACGGCGGGCGCGCCCTCGATGACCGAGAAGATGATGGAGAAGACCAAAAGCGCCGCGGCGAAGGCCGAAGAAGCCGCGGGGATGGCCGCCGAAAAGGTGACCGAGGCTGCGAAGAGCGCCGGGGAGAAAATCGGGGAGACGACCGAGGCGGCCAAGGAGACAATGGCCGGGATGATGGAGGGCACCTCCGAGCAGGCCCAGGGCAAAGAGAACCTGGAAGAGCTGTTTGAAGGCGGCGCCGCAGGGACCGCCGTCTCCCAGACCGTCACCACGACCGAGAAGACCGTGACTGCGGCGGCCGAGCAGGCGGGCGCGGAAGTCTCCACGACGGTGTCCAAGGTCGCCGTGGCGGCCGAGGCCCCGGAAATGATGACCCTCGAAAACAAGATGGGGGCCGTCTCCCTCCCCCACAAGACCCATGCCGATGCCTACGGCTGCCAGACCTTCCACGGCGCCGGCGAACCGGGCCATTTCGAACTGGAAAAAGACAAAGCCCACGAACTCTGCAAGGGCTGCCACAAGAAGGAGGGCAAAGGTCCCACCGGCTGCAAGGACTGCCACAAGAAGTAA
- the gltB gene encoding glutamate synthase large subunit, translating into MNLAHQFRDSCGVGLLAHLRNEPSHGLLTDSIRALDRMMHRGAVAADGKSGDGCGLLCAMPTRFMRRVAGEEGVPLPETFAVATLFLSDPQGQQALFAEACARNDLRAVLFREVPLDTDALGEYALDRIPKIVQAFVTPAELIATRRFDALLYLTRKELEHALADDPGFYIPSFSRTLVSYKGLVTPRNLPRLFPDLKREEFATGFVLFHQRFSTNTLPEWRLAQPLRTLAHNGEINSIRGNRFNALAKAAAMRSTVFSDDELGRLMPILQAGASDSANLDNMFEFLLVNGVDFFKAARMLIPPARHNVAHMPAKLRSFYEYTAPAWEPWDGPAAACVTNGRYVGCVLDRNGLRPGKYVITVDDRLLLTSEYGVLGTPPEKVRSRGRLQSGEMIAADLEQGQIFFTRDIDRYLMNSQPYNEWLTDRTYYLQEFIELQFEELGDYRPDDLHRLQRYHNVTNETVEQIVKPMLLEGKESTGSMGDDTPPAAFSTVQRSFSDYFRQKFAQVTNPPIDPYRETVVMSTTIGIGEIGNPLIETPDRGRRLKSISPILSRDIFDALLSFGDPHKPRYEPCYRHRSFATGFAEDLEGSLEALGGRVVAAVREEGVRVVILDDRCLGPETRIIPMALAVGYLNGRLLREGLRHHVSLVAVTGAVTDAHGACVLIGYGAVAVYPWLLYATGLQACERQGATARETRLALLNLYRALTRGILKVMSKMGISTVSSYRNAALFDILGLSREVVAACFPASPALLPGLGWAELEERIATVHRRVFRQSYMEPVYPLELGSFYRANPGGEYHDFGSEVIAALHAYAATLRREDYLKFRKRITGRGRRFVRDFLVFASARAPVPLEEVEPVEAITRRFDSAAMSLGSISPEAHEALAEAMHILGGRSNSGEGGEDPERLKTVRNSKIKQVASGRFGVTPAYLRSAEEIQIKVAQGAKPGEGGQLPGEKVTPLIASLRFTIPGVTLISPPPHHDIYSIEDLAQLIFDLKQVNPEARVCVKLVSSEGVGTIAAGVAKAYADRIVISGADGGTGAAPQSSIKFAGNPWELGLAEVNQSLKGNGLRDLVQLQTDGGLKIGADVVKAALLGAESYGFGTALLVMLGCKMLRVCHLNRCTVGVATQDDALRAHYVGTVEKVVDYLRNVAEDVREVLAGLGLRSLDEAIGRVDLLQADDHPEARKFDFSELLRPAPGPSTCQRRNDPFDRNAFEKSVLQEVTPVIKNPLEEIVVERRIANINRSFGALISGEIARYYGDAGLPKEAITFRFTGAAGQSLGAFLIHGVNIYLEGVANDYVGKGMSAGRIIVTPRPYQEGAAAVGNTCLYGATGGKLFVAGTAGERFAVRNSGALAVVEGTGDHACEYMTGGTVVILGETGINFGAGMTGGAAFVYDRHKNFIDKLNRELVEARRIDVDQDSEAKLYLKKILVSFHNRTRSPRARRILDHYREELAYFWMMTPKDMRAPLNPKEGD; encoded by the coding sequence ATGAACCTGGCGCATCAATTTCGCGACAGCTGCGGAGTGGGCCTGCTCGCCCACCTGCGCAACGAACCGAGCCACGGGCTGCTGACCGACTCCATCCGCGCCCTGGACCGCATGATGCACCGCGGTGCGGTCGCCGCCGACGGCAAGAGCGGCGACGGCTGCGGCCTGCTCTGCGCCATGCCGACCCGTTTCATGCGCCGGGTGGCCGGGGAGGAGGGGGTGCCGCTGCCGGAGACATTCGCGGTGGCGACCCTCTTCCTTTCCGACCCGCAGGGGCAGCAGGCGCTCTTCGCCGAGGCCTGCGCCCGCAACGATCTCCGGGCGGTCCTCTTCCGCGAGGTGCCCCTCGACACCGACGCCCTCGGCGAGTACGCCCTGGACCGGATTCCGAAGATCGTCCAGGCTTTCGTGACCCCGGCCGAGCTGATCGCCACCCGCCGCTTCGACGCCCTGCTCTACCTGACCCGCAAGGAGCTGGAGCATGCCCTGGCGGACGATCCCGGCTTCTACATCCCGAGCTTCTCCCGCACTCTCGTCTCCTACAAGGGGCTGGTGACGCCGAGGAACCTGCCCCGGCTCTTTCCCGATTTGAAGCGGGAGGAGTTCGCCACCGGCTTCGTCCTCTTTCACCAGCGCTTCTCCACCAACACCCTGCCCGAGTGGCGCCTGGCCCAGCCCCTGCGCACCCTGGCCCACAACGGCGAGATCAACTCCATCCGCGGCAACCGCTTCAACGCCCTCGCCAAGGCGGCGGCGATGCGCAGCACGGTCTTCTCCGACGACGAGCTGGGGCGCCTGATGCCGATCCTGCAGGCCGGGGCGAGCGACAGCGCCAACCTCGACAACATGTTCGAGTTCCTTCTGGTCAACGGGGTCGATTTTTTCAAGGCGGCGCGGATGCTGATCCCCCCGGCCCGCCACAACGTCGCCCACATGCCGGCCAAGCTGCGCTCCTTCTACGAGTACACCGCCCCGGCCTGGGAGCCCTGGGACGGGCCGGCGGCGGCCTGCGTCACCAACGGCCGCTACGTCGGCTGCGTCCTCGACCGCAACGGCCTGCGACCTGGCAAGTACGTGATCACGGTCGACGACCGGCTGCTGCTGACGAGCGAGTACGGGGTGCTCGGCACCCCTCCGGAGAAGGTGCGGAGCCGCGGCCGCCTGCAGAGCGGCGAGATGATCGCCGCCGACCTGGAGCAGGGGCAGATCTTCTTCACCCGCGACATCGACCGCTACCTGATGAACTCCCAGCCCTACAACGAGTGGCTGACCGACCGCACCTACTACCTGCAGGAGTTCATCGAGCTTCAGTTCGAGGAGCTCGGCGACTACCGGCCCGACGACCTGCACCGCCTGCAGCGCTACCACAACGTCACCAACGAGACCGTGGAGCAGATCGTCAAGCCGATGCTCCTCGAGGGCAAGGAGTCGACCGGCTCCATGGGCGACGACACCCCGCCGGCGGCCTTCTCCACGGTCCAGCGCAGCTTCAGCGACTATTTCCGGCAGAAGTTCGCCCAGGTCACCAACCCCCCCATCGACCCCTACCGGGAGACGGTGGTGATGTCGACCACCATCGGCATCGGCGAGATCGGCAACCCGCTGATCGAGACCCCCGACCGGGGCCGGCGCCTGAAGAGCATCTCGCCGATCCTCTCCCGCGACATCTTCGACGCCCTCCTCTCCTTCGGCGACCCCCACAAGCCCCGTTACGAGCCCTGCTATCGCCACCGGAGCTTCGCCACCGGCTTCGCCGAAGACCTGGAGGGGAGCCTGGAGGCCCTCGGCGGGCGGGTCGTCGCCGCGGTTCGCGAAGAGGGGGTGCGGGTGGTGATCCTCGACGACCGCTGCCTCGGCCCGGAGACCCGAATCATCCCCATGGCCCTGGCGGTCGGCTATCTCAACGGGCGCCTGCTGCGGGAGGGGTTGCGCCACCATGTGTCTCTGGTGGCGGTCACCGGCGCGGTCACCGACGCCCACGGCGCCTGCGTGCTGATCGGCTACGGGGCGGTCGCCGTTTACCCCTGGCTCCTCTACGCCACCGGCCTGCAGGCCTGCGAGCGCCAGGGGGCCACCGCCCGGGAGACCCGCCTCGCCCTGCTCAACCTCTACCGGGCCCTGACCCGGGGGATCCTCAAGGTGATGTCGAAGATGGGCATCAGCACCGTCTCCAGCTACCGCAACGCCGCCCTGTTCGACATCCTCGGACTTTCCCGGGAGGTGGTTGCGGCGTGCTTCCCCGCCTCGCCGGCCCTGCTGCCCGGCCTCGGCTGGGCCGAGCTGGAGGAGCGGATCGCCACGGTCCACCGCCGGGTCTTCCGGCAGAGCTACATGGAGCCGGTCTACCCCCTGGAGCTTGGGAGCTTCTACCGCGCCAACCCCGGCGGCGAGTACCACGACTTCGGCTCGGAGGTGATCGCGGCGCTGCACGCCTATGCCGCCACCCTGCGGCGCGAGGACTACCTGAAATTCCGGAAGCGGATCACCGGTCGGGGGCGCCGCTTCGTGCGCGATTTCCTCGTCTTCGCCAGCGCCCGGGCGCCGGTGCCGCTGGAGGAGGTGGAGCCGGTCGAGGCGATCACCCGGCGCTTCGACTCGGCCGCCATGTCCCTCGGCTCCATCTCCCCCGAGGCCCACGAGGCCCTCGCCGAGGCGATGCACATCCTCGGTGGCCGCTCCAACAGCGGCGAGGGGGGCGAGGACCCGGAGCGGCTGAAGACGGTCCGCAACAGCAAGATCAAGCAGGTCGCCTCGGGCCGCTTCGGGGTCACCCCGGCCTACCTGCGCAGCGCCGAGGAGATCCAGATCAAGGTCGCCCAGGGGGCCAAGCCGGGCGAGGGGGGGCAACTGCCGGGCGAGAAGGTGACCCCCCTGATCGCCTCCCTGCGCTTCACGATCCCCGGGGTCACCCTGATCTCGCCGCCGCCCCACCACGACATCTACTCCATCGAGGACCTGGCCCAGCTGATCTTCGACCTCAAGCAGGTCAATCCCGAGGCCCGGGTCTGCGTCAAGCTCGTCTCCAGCGAGGGGGTCGGCACCATCGCCGCCGGGGTGGCCAAGGCCTACGCCGACCGTATCGTCATCTCCGGCGCCGACGGCGGCACCGGGGCGGCGCCGCAGAGCTCGATCAAGTTCGCCGGCAACCCCTGGGAGCTGGGCCTGGCCGAGGTCAACCAGAGCCTCAAGGGCAACGGCCTGCGCGATCTGGTCCAGCTGCAGACCGACGGCGGCCTCAAAATCGGCGCCGACGTGGTCAAGGCGGCCCTGCTCGGTGCCGAGTCCTACGGTTTCGGCACCGCCCTGCTGGTGATGCTCGGCTGCAAGATGCTGCGGGTCTGCCACCTCAACCGCTGCACCGTCGGCGTCGCCACCCAGGACGATGCGCTGCGCGCCCACTACGTCGGCACGGTGGAGAAGGTGGTGGATTACCTGCGCAACGTGGCCGAGGACGTGCGCGAGGTTCTCGCCGGGCTCGGCCTGCGCAGCCTCGACGAGGCGATCGGCCGGGTCGACCTGCTGCAGGCGGACGACCACCCGGAGGCGCGGAAATTCGACTTCTCCGAGCTGCTGCGGCCCGCCCCCGGCCCCTCCACCTGCCAGAGGCGCAACGATCCCTTCGACCGGAATGCTTTCGAGAAGTCGGTGCTTCAGGAGGTCACCCCGGTCATCAAGAACCCCCTGGAGGAGATCGTCGTCGAGCGCCGCATCGCCAACATCAACCGCTCCTTCGGGGCCCTGATCAGCGGCGAGATCGCCCGCTACTACGGCGACGCCGGCCTGCCCAAGGAGGCGATCACCTTCAGGTTCACCGGGGCCGCCGGCCAGTCCCTCGGCGCCTTCCTGATCCACGGGGTCAACATCTATCTCGAGGGGGTGGCCAACGACTACGTCGGCAAGGGAATGAGCGCCGGCCGCATCATCGTCACCCCCCGCCCCTACCAGGAAGGGGCCGCCGCAGTCGGCAATACCTGCCTGTACGGGGCCACCGGCGGCAAGCTGTTCGTGGCCGGCACCGCCGGCGAGCGCTTCGCGGTGCGCAACTCGGGGGCCCTGGCGGTGGTGGAGGGGACCGGCGACCACGCCTGCGAGTACATGACCGGCGGAACCGTCGTCATTCTCGGCGAGACCGGGATCAACTTCGGCGCCGGCATGACGGGGGGGGCGGCCTTCGTCTACGACCGCCACAAGAACTTCATCGACAAGCTCAACCGGGAGCTGGTGGAGGCGCGGCGCATCGACGTCGACCAGGACAGCGAGGCCAAGCTGTACCTGAAGAAGATCCTGGTCAGCTTCCACAACCGCACCCGCAGCCCACGGGCGCGCCGCATCCTCGACCATTACCGGGAGGAGCTGGCCTATTTCTGGATGATGACGCCGAAGGACATGCGGGCGCCGCTCAATCCGAAAGAGGGAGACTAG
- a CDS encoding glutamate synthase subunit beta, producing the protein MQSFIDNERQEPEKRDVSRRTRSFEEIYRFFTRRQAAQQAERCVQCGDPFCTTLGCPLNNAIPQWLEAIAEKDLEKAFRLSNETSPFPEILGRICPHNRVCEGACTLEDGYGAITIGAIEASITDLGLKAGYRLPFPGVRSDKKVAVVGSGPAGFSCAHFLLRAGIGVDMYERSELPGGLLSYGITGFKLGKELIARRFGILRAAGLGLHLGKEVGTDLPLNGLLDKYDAVFLGLGATYGKRAGIENEDHEQVFLAMEYLSNVQRRLYGQPWMEGFAVGGKRVVVVGGGDTAMDCVRTAVREGAESVTCLYRRDEANMPGSAKEFHNAVEEGVVFLFNEAPARIDLDAGGALVGLDAVRTRLGEPGPDGRQKVFDVEGGEHCVPADVVIMALGFDTGATRYLRDAGVELGKWGQVVIDPATGRTAKDRVYAGGDCYRGADLVVTAAADGRRAALAIMETLLGGGGED; encoded by the coding sequence ATGCAGAGTTTCATCGATAACGAGAGGCAGGAGCCGGAAAAGCGGGACGTCAGCCGCCGCACCCGCTCCTTCGAGGAGATCTACCGCTTCTTCACCCGCCGTCAGGCGGCCCAGCAGGCCGAGCGCTGCGTGCAGTGCGGCGACCCCTTCTGCACCACCCTCGGCTGCCCGCTGAACAACGCCATCCCCCAGTGGCTGGAGGCGATCGCCGAGAAGGACCTGGAGAAGGCCTTCCGCCTCTCCAACGAGACATCGCCCTTTCCCGAGATCCTCGGCCGCATCTGCCCCCACAACCGGGTCTGCGAGGGGGCCTGCACCCTCGAGGACGGCTACGGGGCGATCACCATCGGCGCCATCGAGGCCTCGATCACCGACCTCGGCTTGAAGGCCGGCTACCGGCTTCCCTTCCCCGGGGTTCGGAGCGACAAGAAGGTCGCCGTGGTCGGCTCCGGCCCCGCCGGGTTTTCCTGCGCCCATTTCCTGCTGCGCGCCGGCATCGGCGTCGACATGTACGAGCGCTCCGAGCTGCCCGGGGGACTCCTCTCCTACGGCATTACCGGCTTCAAGCTCGGCAAGGAGCTCATCGCCCGCCGCTTCGGCATCCTCCGGGCGGCGGGCCTGGGTCTGCATCTGGGCAAGGAGGTCGGCACCGACCTGCCCCTCAACGGACTGCTGGACAAGTACGACGCCGTCTTTCTCGGTCTCGGCGCCACCTACGGCAAGCGGGCCGGGATCGAGAACGAGGACCACGAGCAGGTCTTCCTGGCCATGGAGTACCTCTCCAACGTCCAGCGGCGGCTCTACGGGCAGCCGTGGATGGAGGGCTTCGCGGTCGGCGGCAAGCGGGTCGTTGTGGTCGGAGGCGGCGACACCGCCATGGACTGCGTGCGGACCGCGGTGCGGGAGGGGGCCGAGAGCGTGACCTGCCTCTACCGGCGCGACGAGGCCAACATGCCCGGCAGCGCCAAAGAATTCCACAACGCCGTCGAGGAGGGGGTCGTCTTCCTGTTCAACGAGGCCCCCGCGCGTATCGACCTGGACGCCGGCGGGGCCCTCGTCGGCCTCGATGCCGTGCGCACCCGCCTCGGCGAACCCGGCCCCGACGGCCGGCAGAAGGTGTTCGACGTGGAGGGGGGCGAGCACTGCGTGCCGGCCGACGTGGTGATCATGGCCCTGGGGTTCGACACCGGGGCGACCCGCTACCTGCGCGATGCCGGGGTCGAGCTTGGCAAGTGGGGCCAGGTCGTCATCGATCCCGCCACCGGCCGGACCGCCAAGGACAGGGTCTACGCCGGCGGCGACTGCTACCGGGGGGCCGACCTGGTGGTCACCGCCGCGGCCGACGGCCGCCGGGCGGCCCTTGCCATTATGGAGACGTTGCTCGGGGGCGGGGGAGAGGACTAG
- a CDS encoding radical SAM protein — protein MSAPFAPAYLTLLESGELERRAAEARRRMERCDLCARRCGVNRLLSAKGAACRTGEYALVCSHGPHHGEEPPLVGLYGSGTIFFSWCPLRCVFCQNWDISQRGEGREVTTGELAAMMLELQGMGCHNINLVTPSHVVAQFLAALVLAAEGGLSLPVVYNTGGYDSPEALKLLDGVVDIYMPDMKFADDAVARKHLGVENYPGVNRAAVREMHRQVGDLVLDGEGVARRGLLVRHLVLPGNLAGTDRVLAFLAREISTETYLNLMDQYRPCYRAAEYPPLDRRPAFAEFRAAVKTAGELGLHRLDKN, from the coding sequence ATGTCCGCCCCCTTTGCCCCCGCCTACCTCACACTCCTCGAGAGCGGAGAGCTCGAACGGCGAGCCGCCGAGGCCCGCCGCCGCATGGAGCGCTGCGACCTGTGCGCCCGCCGCTGCGGCGTCAACCGCCTCCTCTCGGCCAAGGGCGCGGCCTGCCGCACGGGGGAGTACGCCCTGGTCTGCAGCCACGGCCCCCACCACGGTGAAGAACCGCCCCTGGTCGGCCTCTACGGCTCGGGCACGATCTTTTTCAGCTGGTGCCCCCTGCGCTGCGTCTTCTGCCAGAACTGGGACATCAGCCAGCGGGGCGAGGGGCGAGAGGTCACGACCGGGGAACTGGCCGCCATGATGCTGGAACTGCAGGGGATGGGCTGCCACAACATCAACCTGGTCACCCCCAGCCACGTCGTCGCCCAGTTCCTCGCCGCCCTGGTCCTCGCCGCCGAGGGGGGGCTGAGCCTGCCGGTCGTCTACAACACCGGCGGCTACGACAGTCCCGAGGCCCTGAAGCTGCTCGACGGGGTGGTCGATATCTACATGCCCGACATGAAGTTCGCCGACGACGCCGTCGCCCGCAAGCACCTCGGGGTGGAGAACTACCCCGGGGTCAACCGGGCCGCGGTTCGTGAGATGCACCGCCAGGTCGGCGACCTCGTCCTCGACGGGGAGGGGGTCGCCCGGCGGGGCCTGCTGGTGCGACACCTGGTCCTCCCCGGGAACCTCGCCGGCACCGACCGGGTCCTCGCCTTTCTCGCCCGGGAGATTTCCACCGAGACCTACCTCAACCTGATGGACCAGTACCGCCCCTGCTACCGCGCCGCCGAATACCCGCCCCTCGACCGCCGCCCCGCCTTCGCCGAATTCCGCGCCGCGGTGAAGACCGCCGGCGAGCTCGGCCTGCACCGCCTCGACAAGAACTAG
- a CDS encoding DUF1232 domain-containing protein, with translation MRGVVVALLGIFALVYVLNPGAGFFEIIPDNIPLLGNLDEAGAVALLLACLRYFGIDLLNIFGSKDPRDITPEN, from the coding sequence ATGCGCGGCGTGGTCGTGGCCCTGCTCGGCATCTTCGCCCTGGTCTACGTGCTCAACCCCGGGGCCGGCTTCTTCGAGATCATCCCCGACAACATTCCCCTGCTCGGCAACCTCGACGAGGCCGGCGCCGTGGCCCTGCTCCTGGCCTGCCTGCGCTACTTCGGGATCGACCTGCTCAACATCTTCGGCAGCAAGGACCCGAGGGACATCACCCCGGAGAATTGA